In Lineus longissimus chromosome 7, tnLinLong1.2, whole genome shotgun sequence, a genomic segment contains:
- the LOC135490964 gene encoding somatostatin receptor type 5-like, which translates to MSGTISTHRDGGISPEEERIFSGLLLTINKILTPAVIVLGLFGNILSIIILGQPRHAKLTTCFYMRVLSAFDSTILLTQVLVRCVVNYHPNLVIEYGIFFCPMMLFTGGTFGLSNLTIAAMTLDRFLAVRFPLKVASWCTKKRCKITSGVIILFCLGLTIPLSMRTFNPRPGAVLKDICGFDPELFPEWYPQTIEVIHSTCMLTAPFFLILIFNVAIILTLVKQRVCSAESQLHFQGTKKKDGHVTVLLFAVTITFFITNIPWTVDQWVWEILVIDMSPRLQMIKKIVYEIEIFLLYLNPSVNFYVYCMACQKFREDVRALFCQLIGTKNDD; encoded by the coding sequence ATGAGCGGTACCATTTCGACCCATCGAGATGGTGGAATATctccagaagaagaaagaatattTTCTGGGTTATTACTAACAATTAACAAAATTCTCACACCGGCCGTCATAGTGCTCGGTTTATTCGGAAATATTTTGTCCATCATCATTCTCGGTCAGCCTCGGCATGCTAAACTAACAACATGCTTCTACATGCGCGTCTTATCCGCGTTTGACTCAACAATTCTACTGACTCAAGTCCTAGTCCGATGTGTTGTCAACTATCACCCAAATCTCGTGATCGAATACGGAATTTTCTTTTGTCCAATGATGCTCTTTACAGGTGGTACATTCGGTCTTTCTAATCTGACAATCGCCGCCATGACACTGGATAGATTTTTAGCTGTGCGATTTCCTCTGAAAGTTGCCAGTTGGTGCACGAAGAAGCGCTGCAAGATAACATCGGGTGTCATCATCTTATTTTGTCTTGGACTTACAATACCGTTGAGCATGAGGACCTTTAACCCCAGGCCTGGTGCTGTTCTCAAAGATATTTGCGGATTCGATCCCGAGTTGTTTCCAGAGTGGTACCCACAAACGATAGAGGTTATTCACTCCACTTGTATGTTGACTGCGCCATTTTTCCTAATTTTGATCTTTAACGTCGCAATCATACTAACACTTGTAAAACAGCGAGTCTGCAGTGCCGAGTCTCAGCTACATTTCCAAGGAACCAAGAAGAAAGACGGCCATGTCACCGTCCTACTTTTCGCTGTGACCATCACCTTCTTCATCACGAATATCCCATGGACCGTTGACCAATGGGTTTGGGAGATCTTAGTCATAGACATGTCCCCACGCCTGCAGATGATAAAAAAGATCGTATATGAGATCGAAATTTTCTTGTTGTATCTCAACCCTTCTGTTAATTTCTACGTTTATTGCATGGCCTGCCAAAAATTCAGAGAAGACGTTAGAGCACTGTTTTGTCAACTCATCGGTACCAAAAACGATGACTAG